In Centropristis striata isolate RG_2023a ecotype Rhode Island chromosome 8, C.striata_1.0, whole genome shotgun sequence, the genomic window gacacaaaattattttaaaaaagacacaaaattattataaaagactcaaaattaccccaaaaaaagacacaaaattaccaaaaaagtaattaaagggaccttccacacacaacacagcaaagtgccattcatataaaactcacattaaccTTTAATATCAAGGTgtgggccacaaaatatcgtcacgagggccacaattggctgcgagtttgagacccatggtctaaaCTGAGTTAATCTGAACTACTCCTGATAGATTGTGATTCTTATACATCATTGTTTTACAGAGTTGTTGCATGTTTTTCATGTACTTTACCAGTGAcaacacacattaaataacatgaatacATGCAGTGGTTGAATGTAACATTTCCTCAAGTAGTGTACTTAAATActattttgaggtacttctactttacttgagtaagtaaatttaagaggcaaatattgtactttttactccactacatttagctgccagctatGGTTAGTAGTTACTTTTATAAGGGTCatgatttaatgtgaaaaacacGTGATTAATTTCaatgattaaatatttttataaattaaaccacaaaaaagtatattaacccttgtgtggtgttcgggtctgtgggacccttttcattttttattaaaagaaaaatgatacaattaattaatttttcaaactgagactcactgactttggctcattttctgtgaagaacatacatcagaatacatatttaatgaccaCACACCATACACCCCCCCTACACATTTCTATTACATATAAGATGTCCGGGTCCACTGGACCCGGGGCTAATAGAAGTGTGGAAATTGATGTTCtgtgtaccacacacacacacgcacccacacacgcacacacacacacgcacacacacacgcacacacacacacacacacacacgatgttCTGTGTAGGTACACAGAACATCGATGTTCTGTTTAGGTACACAGAACATCGATGTTCTGTTTAGGTACACAGAACATCGATGTTCTGTTTAGGTACACAGAACATCAGAGGGTCAAATGTGCGAGAAAATAAGAGCAGACAGTGTTGACAAACAATGTTGCAACCTTGTGTGGGAACCGCAGGTTCAGAAACACAAAAGAAGTAGCAGGAAAACACAATATACATGCATCAAGTGCAAAAAGTATATCTGCAACACACATAGAGTAAAGCTCTGCCCCTCATGTGTTGTATAGGCTAGTGGCTAAAGGCCATGTGTTCAATGGGGCTGATGTGTTGTCTTGACTGATATGtttactctgtgttcatgtgttcagctTGTGTTGTGCACCTGAATGGGTTAAATTTCAAgttcaaagaaataaaagtcaGTAGTTTTGAAAAACCTTGCTTCACTTGTAACTTTGTTTCCACTCATATCtagattttaattgattttctttattatgtttgaaatAATAAGTTATAAATGTGACCTAACAAAGGTAAAgggcaaatattaaccatatatattgtttatactgCTTGTAATTGGGATAAGGTAAAcatctgttcagtattttaacataaaagtgtttgattgtgaggcattaaaagccgcaaaatgcaacgggtccatcagacccacaaacactggctgagtaacaacaatatgaacattaCACAAGGGTTAAGTAGTTAGAATTAGCTCTACCCTTACtatagtaaaatgctgcttgaaAATCGCATCAATCATAATAATCCAATTATATATAAACATCCCCTTTTACTGACATTAAGACAATGATTTCTTGTATCAcacattttctaaaatgtaaCGTTTAAAATTGCAAACTAAACATAatctaatgctaacttttggtgcgtgttttctttccactagcctgagaaaaaaaaaacattatggaaacaaaacagcccaaattCTTAAAATTGACCAGTATGTATGTCACCTTGAAAAAAGTACTGCACATTGCTATCACACCATAATAAAAGAGATTATAAAATAAAGAGATAAAAGCTAAGGGCAATCAGATTGGTGCTGAGATAGCAAGTCTGTTGGCTCCTTCACCGGGTGAAAGTTGGAGTAACGCACTTGAGTATGTTTGGACAGATTAATTTGATTACGAGATGTACTTTTGGGTGGAAAGCAGCCATGATTTACAGAAATGTTGTTggttggcattttgtgtcttgatagtcatgtaaaaaattattagaccacccttgttttctccttgctttcttgttcatttaatgcctggtacaactcaaggtccatttgtttgtaatataatgataacaaaatgatataatttaattataaatattcacaacaaaacaaaaatagatcgtaagagtttaatctaagagctgatatctagtcattttccatggtttccttgataatgattttggttattatcaagacaaTGTATactgtttaaatatcaagaatctaaTAGTATTTTTCCACAAAAGTCTTATTCCTATTTTACTGACCTACATCCCTAAGTCAGCCACTGGCAGCTCAGGGATGTTTAAAGCAAGCAGAAGCTTTGTAAAGCCAACAATGTAACATTGTCCTAGTAGGTCTTCTTTATTAGAAAAATTTGAGTTTTTGCCTCCAGGTCGCTGCTAAAGAGTGCTTCATAAGGCGACAAAAGACTTATACAttttgcataacgagtacttttacttttgaaacttataaaacacactttgatgctgatactgttgTGCTTTTACTTATAGGTTTTGaattaaatacttttacttactaGTGGAGTAATTACTTTAGTAAATGatatgaatacttcttccaccacaaaatgtatgttactttgTCAGATTTAGCTACAAGGCtaataatatgtaaaatatgtatcTGTAAAGTACTGTAATAGCTGTCAGAAAAATATAGATACAATATTACTTTTGTTATAGTAAAAAGGATAGTATAGtacttgtattatttatttttccttggTTTTGAAAGGATTTAAATATGCTGCTATAGTTACCTCTTTCACATTTCCAAAAAGCCAGTGTGGAGGTGGTCCTGGAAATTGTGCACAGCTTCGATGagaatgctttttttctttgagcAACGCCGTTAATTTGTAGACGATGGCAACAAGACAAACCAGCGCAAACACATACTGCATTTGAAGCCAGCCAATCTGAGCTTTAAGGAAAGATTTAGTTATCTCCATCCCTGCTGCGCCTGGAGCTGGAGTAAAAACTGTGGATGAAGCAGGTGTCCTGCTTGATGGTGGAATGAATCAGGTGCAAAACAAATCACTAGTTATTGACTATGCGTGTGGCGTGTTAACCGGTGGGTGGAGAATGTGCCCGGACCGGATCTGTCAAATGATGAGTTCAGGTGCTGACGGAAATGCGGGATCTTTCAAAAGAAAGATGATCGTCAccgtgttaaaataatcgcctaactctttttttccaagttttgcaggaaacacaaaaaacttcaccaaaagtgtaacatatgatatttattgatcatttcactcaaaaaggatgtaacaaaggatggctattggcatagtaataacactgtgtgtaaattatgtaacttaagagaaataaatgacttaggcaacattttttgaacatgcctttgtgacttaagcaagatatggtaacactttatttcgaaggtgtctacataagagtcacacaagcctgtcagaaacatgacatgacaagtatcatgagcattaatgttacttcaaagtgtcattaatgttcacgacacatcccatgtcatgtttatgacacgctcatgtcactcttatgtagacaccttcaaaataaagtgtaaccATATCTTGCTTGAGTCACAAAggcaaaaattgcctaagtcacattttatattgacttaggcataataaatccgcttaagttacacacttgacataggccattatcttaatcCGGCGTCATGAGAAAATGATtgaggcaaaaaacaacaacaattttgacaaaaaattacataggcgattattttaacagtgtgacgtcaTGAGAAAACATTGAATTATAGTTAAAACATTCGCACAGGTCACAGGTGGCACTAggaatggtgcgttcaaggtctacacgaatgtcagaatttgtGACGTTGTTCCGAGTTCCAAGTTCAgactttcaagttctgactctcagtgtaaattaaacacaccatacgacgttacggtaagaacgtgttagacccgcctccaaaataaaagcaaacacatgtagatttcaaaataagagcacatggatgtgttagcagggtccaacacagaatttacaagaagactgtcaaaataagatgccttaaataaaacatagaagaacccatattctcctttacaataattctctaaaatatgcaatgattaagatggagtagtggcattagaatgtgctaGAGGCAACAattttaggcttttagggcaaaaatgttctccggtggagtatgcccccggacccccccctactttgtttgggccccccccatcatagtcttaGAAAATCTTGCGGGAAACACTGAttctaaaggcttgacagactgtacagacaagaaattgcccagcagtatgttcagggtgatgaaaggaggagagatgtttttgggtccttcattgagtcagcttcaagtcagtaaatttgtttggctacactgggaatttcatgtacaaacttcttttatttatgtaaatatgttggtttttgtttacactacagtttaataatgatttaaatgtttaaataaaaaatatttgggttaaggcatggagtggaaaaataacacattgagTTGAAAATGAGTTAAAATGATCTTTGAGAATGTTCAGTTTTGTTTGAAAGTGgagcattttttaatcatttttagtaTGATCATATTTAAGTTTTCTGGTGCTGTTGATCAAAGGTCAAACTAAAATAGGCTGTCATGTTAAGACTTGTCCACAAtcaatgtgaaatgtgaaaaaaattacaaaatcaaAACTTCAAAGAGCTGATAACAGAATGATGAAAGATATTTAAAAGGTTAGTGAGATTGTGCTTACGTGACTCATAACTTGTACATGTCATGCAACTTTTTCCACTGTTGCACTTTCCAGACTTTGTGTTGTAGTGTCTGCTCtccattgatttaaataatctaTGAACTTTCACCCTATATTTAAGGAAGTAAATATTGTCACTACAAAAAAACTCCAGTTATTTTTTAGCTTAGCAGATGAGTAAATTGTATTTACAGCACAATTCAAGTTTCTGTTTGactcaaatacattaaataatttcTCAGATGTATAAACAGCAGTGCAAACAAACAGTTTGACACCTTGGATGAGAAATTACACTTCTTATTGATGCACATACTGTATTTCAACACGTATGCAAATGCAGAAGTGTAATAATTATGCCTCAccaatcagaaaaaaacagtgtgGGTGAAAAAACCACGATAATTTTCCTCTGCATTGGCTGTTGGACCACTTCCGATGTGTCAAAGTGAATTTAGATGTGAGGCTCAGTCTTCTGATGTGATGTAGAGTCTCTGATCTGTGTTTAGATGAGCAGTAATAGCGTAACCAGTGAGGGGGTGTTCAGCATTGTCTTGATTTCTGAAGAAACTTGAGTGCCTCAGGCATGATGCAAAAAGGTTTTCTTTTTCTACTGCTTGTTTGGAACTCATCCCCTTTTACCCGAGGAAACAGTAAGTAAAGGACCAAATTATTTATATTCAACTGTACTTACTATACAATTGTAAGTAGTTAGTGATTTGTGCTAAGAAAGTATTtctgttttacattttcaagctACTTGTATGACAGAAAACTTGTATTTTGGCAGCCACAAAAACCCTTCGATTCTCGCTGGGATGTCAGGCTGTGATACCTTGTCGGAGTTACAAAAGTGATTCACGTTTGCCGGGATGGTTTTACCAGGACCATGAACGCACCAAGGAAATCAAGATATATTCTAAAGACAATAAAGGACTAGACATCTATGACCAAGCCTTTCGCCACAGAATAGGAGTGCCGCGCAACGGCTCcttggtcatttttaatttcacagaGGATGATCAAGGCTTTTACTGGTGTCAACATTGTTTTCAAGGCAATTGTTGGGATAAACAGCAAACTGTCATCAGCGTGGAGAAAGGTCAGAACTATTTTGATTGTTATTATTTCTAATCTtacaattgaatatatgtaaaGAGCCCAACTGCAgttacatacactgtaaaaaatgtctgtagattttacggtggaaaaactgctaaaccatgacagtaaaagactgtaaaatgataaatgggttaattcagtttcagtaacaatgaaaaccgtaaatgtatatatcagccaaaacagtacttttaacttttttttttcaatacattactccactttaaaatactctggcactatgtgtgtaacaaaaatatactgttttatatatacaagcatcactgtaatttttgcatttatcttttattaaaaaaaatactttttctcactgttaaatgtactagacactatatctctaacaaaaatatactgtgatatttaatggtaaaatctttaatttatgcagcatttataaagtattttcttgtcaattatatggcaaaacagtgtttcttctgatggaaaaactttctATTTACAAGgtgaaaaagtgaataaaatggcaatcttaaacatgaaatcaacagtgccattatctttttaccgtaatatttaaaaaagttctaccgtgtttattacagtaaagttctggcaaccacagctgccgtttattttttaactgaaaaaacaacagtttttttttttacaatgtacatTTTCAAAAGCCCATTCTCTCCTtaaataaaatctctttttcccTCCAGAAATTCTTAAAGAAACTCATGAGACAGTCTACGTTATAGAAGGCAACAATTTTACTCCTGCATGTCCGGGTGAATTGATAAACTTAAAATGGACACGTCCATCCAACACGTCTATACACAttggaaatgtaaaaagtgCAGATGCTGGGAATTATATCTGCTGGAAAATTGGATGTAATAAACACTGGCAGAAGCTACTAACTATCAACTTGTGTGTAATTACAGGTGAGAAATAACACTCATAtacataaacaatatatatatatatacaatgtcttatgtaaaaaaaaaatgttgtaacttatttttttgttgtcgcCATATTACAGTACACAACAATGACGATTCatctgtttcttgtactgtgaAGTGTGGAGTGGAATTCAGTACCATCAAACTAAACAGCACATTTAATGTGGAAACAAGCACAAGCACAATATCAGTGCTTGTAGATTCAAATGGATCTTTAAATTGCCGTGCAAAGCAGATGTTTAATGGATACAGTACAGTGAGTAGCACTCATGGACCATCGACTGCTTTAATCAAAACCACAGGTGGGTGTTTTGCAGCATATCTCTTTAAGTAGTTCATGGGCCGAATCACAGGAATATCAATTCttatgtttttggttttacAGATATATCTACAGAGCGTGGATATCTGATTCCAGTTGCTTCTGGAACGTCAGCAgtctttatatttcttattttcttagTTATTTTAATTTGCTACCTCAGACCAAGACTGTGTGCAGGTAAGTTATGCAGCTCTTTGTCTTTTTGAATTTCCTGTTTATTGTTTGCTCTGTGGGCTCATAGTCTGTTTGAGCGAGCCATACATGTCCCCCCATCTGATTCTGTTTCCATCTCTTCAAAGCACTTCCTGTCCCCCTTTGCTGCCGTTGCTTAAATGGCAGGGTAAGTGAAATATGAAGATGATTTTGGCATAACCAAATACTCTCTATCATGTTGTATTCAACAAGCATGTGTGCTGTGTTCAGTAACATTTCTTACTTTTCCAGCAGGTGGACGAGGAGACTTCAGTGGTTTATTCATCAGTTATCATCAAGACGCCTGCTAAGACAAGAGACACATACATGACTTACAGTGACAATAGTTGTGTGTATAGTGAAATAAAATTTGAGAGAACGATTCCATAAATTCCACTGTTGTATAGTCCCCTTGTATTTCGtgagaaaaaagtgtttgtgaCTTCACCCACACTGTTCTGAAGGGAATTTCTGAAATTAGGACATTTCCTACCTGGGTGAATTGACTGAATTCTCtgcacaataaaaatgtaatttattatttcctcttttcttcttttttccccaacaaAACAGGAACATCCTTTCAATTATTTCCACCTTATGTGGCTGAAAATACAGGTTTTCAagctaaaatattaattttggtAGGATACtttacacattacattttaatggtatttacttttactttagtatttacCTTGCAAGCCagtgaaatatatatttcaccCCTTTACTCCATTACACTTATTTGTTTGTCAGCTACAGTTGCCTtgcaaattaaacataaaataaattgctgCACCTCCACTTTGACCAACTATAACAATTATTGTGGCTTACATGGCAGCATCagtttataataaaacaatatgtaTATTATACTTTAACATTACatgtaattattttacatttaatactTTAGGCTCATTTCCATTTCCTTAAGTAGCCTACaggtactaataccacactgtgaaagtactccattacaagtaaaaaattatggaagtaaaagtacaaacttATCAGCATTAAAATTGACTTAAGGTATCAAGTatcaagtaaaagtatttgtgtATGacaatggacccactcagattgttatattacaaatatattgttggattattatttttgatgcttttatgtgaccagcattttaattttctcaaagtAGAGCTCATCTTAACaccttaatatactgttaagacgtttaataaaaaaaaaaaaaagtctaatcaccttaaatgcatcatgttttaatgttaaatctcgacctgaaaagtctctaaagtgtcagctaaatgtagtgaagtacaatatttgcctcaaaatgtagtgaagtagaagtttaaaattacataaaatggaaatactcaagtaaagcacacgtacctcaaaattgtactcaaatcaagtacagtacttgattaaatcttcttagttacattccaccagtgAATTTTAggaaatattttataatgtgcatggtattgatacttttactCAACGAAGTAAATATTGTTTGTAGTTCTTCCACCGTTTCTTACCTGTTAATGTACCATAAAGAATAATGTAATGATGGTCTATCTATACACTCAAAGTGGCCCTTATGAGAAATTGAATACTAGGTATGTGTTTGTACTTTTGACTGACTTCAAAAGGAACATTTTGCTTTGTATGAGTAAGACATTTTAAAGTAGCATGACTTAATCTCTTCCATCACTTTCCATAGAGGAAAATAATATGTGGGCTACTCCAGTAGGTGGCTGTAATGCGCCTCGCAGTGGGATGATAATCTCAGCGGAaaacagagggagaaagaggggaaACATGGTTTCCATTCACCGATGCCGGCTGTGTTTATTCTTTCACTGACAA contains:
- the LOC131976234 gene encoding uncharacterized protein LOC131976234; this translates as MMQKGFLFLLLVWNSSPFTRGNTTKTLRFSLGCQAVIPCRSYKSDSRLPGWFYQDHERTKEIKIYSKDNKGLDIYDQAFRHRIGVPRNGSLVIFNFTEDDQGFYWCQHCFQGNCWDKQQTVISVEKEILKETHETVYVIEGNNFTPACPGELINLKWTRPSNTSIHIGNVKSADAGNYICWKIGCNKHWQKLLTINLCVITVHNNDDSSVSCTVKCGVEFSTIKLNSTFNVETSTSTISVLVDSNGSLNCRAKQMFNGYSTVSSTHGPSTALIKTTDISTERGYLIPVASGTSAVFIFLIFLVILICYLRPRLCAALPVPLCCRCLNGRQVDEETSVVYSSVIIKTPAKTRDTYMTYSDNSCVYSEIKFERTIP